One stretch of Zingiber officinale cultivar Zhangliang chromosome 6B, Zo_v1.1, whole genome shotgun sequence DNA includes these proteins:
- the LOC121991244 gene encoding basic leucine zipper 43-like, translating to MPVVHGMNVPIACLMDSAISDKPGGDKLIQAEERRKRRMISNRESARRSRMRKQKHLGELYSQVIHLRSVNHQLLNELNHVMGERDQIIQENSLLKNEETELQMKLKGLPAKFACSQEETEVS from the coding sequence ATGCCGGTGGTGCATGGCATGAATGTTCCCATTGCCTGCCTTATGGACAGTGCAATTTCAGACAAGCCAGGTGGTGACAAACTAATCCAAGCTGAAGAAAGGAGAAAGAGGAGGATGATATCAAATAGAGAATCCGCTCGCCGATCGCGGATGAGAAAGCAAAAGCATCTTGGTGAATTGTACTCACAGGTCATCCATCTCCGGTCAGTAAATCATCAGCTTCTAAATGAGTTAAACCATGTGATGGGAGAGCGTGATCAGATCATCCAAGAGAATAGCTTGCTCAAAAATGAAGAAACTGAGCTCCAAATGAAACTCAAAGGTCTACCAGCAAAATTTGCTTGTTCTCAAGAAGAAACGGAGGTATCTTGA